In Bacillus toyonensis BCT-7112, a single window of DNA contains:
- a CDS encoding helix-turn-helix domain-containing protein, whose amino-acid sequence MSIGEQLKKLRESKEFSQEDVAKKIGVTRQAVYKWENDKSYPDIDNLILLSEMYNVTLDELIKGNQSFKEKIHIDEEEADFEKENEFGFYIGCGLLIMSAFIEYEKIQVVVLGIALFMMVFYSDVKKIIFNEYRSFFQGKERNDMCDKK is encoded by the coding sequence ATGAGTATAGGAGAACAGCTAAAAAAACTAAGAGAATCAAAGGAGTTTTCGCAAGAGGATGTTGCTAAAAAAATTGGTGTGACGAGGCAAGCGGTTTATAAGTGGGAAAATGATAAAAGTTACCCTGACATTGATAATTTAATTTTACTGAGCGAAATGTACAACGTTACGCTAGATGAGTTAATAAAAGGGAATCAAAGCTTTAAAGAGAAAATACATATTGATGAAGAAGAGGCGGATTTTGAGAAAGAGAATGAGTTTGGTTTTTATATTGGATGTGGTTTGCTCATTATGAGTGCGTTCATTGAGTATGAAAAAATACAGGTGGTTGTATTAGGAATTGCACTATTCATGATGGTCTTTTACTCGGATGTGAAGAAAATTATTTTCAATGAATATAGATCATTTTTTCAAGGGAAAGAGAGAAACGATATGTGTGATAAGAAGTAA
- the asnA gene encoding aspartate--ammonia ligase: protein MYQSLMTVRETQIAIKEVKTFFEDQLAKRLELFRVSAPLFVTKKSGLNDHLNGVERPIEFDMLHSGEELEIVHSLAKWKRFALHEYGYEAGEGLYTNMNAIRRDEELDATHSIYVDQWDWEKIVQKEWRTVDYLQETVRTIYGIFKDLEDHLFEKYPFLGKYLPEEVVFITSQELEDKYPELTPKDREHAIAKEHGAVFIIGIGDALRSGEKHDGRAADYDDWKLNGDILFWHPVLQASFELSSMGIRVDSKSLDEQLTKTGDDFKREYDFHKGILEDVLPLTIGGGIGQSRMCMYFLRKAHIGEVQSSVWPDDLREACKKENIHLF, encoded by the coding sequence ATGTATCAATCATTAATGACAGTAAGAGAGACTCAAATCGCAATTAAGGAAGTTAAAACATTTTTCGAAGACCAATTAGCAAAACGTCTTGAACTATTCCGCGTATCTGCACCATTATTCGTAACAAAAAAATCAGGATTAAACGATCATCTAAACGGTGTAGAACGTCCAATTGAATTTGATATGTTACATTCAGGAGAAGAATTAGAAATTGTTCATTCACTAGCAAAGTGGAAACGATTTGCACTACATGAATATGGATATGAAGCTGGTGAAGGTTTATATACAAACATGAACGCGATTCGTCGTGATGAAGAACTTGATGCAACACATTCCATTTACGTCGACCAATGGGATTGGGAAAAAATCGTTCAAAAAGAATGGCGCACTGTAGATTACTTACAAGAAACAGTACGGACAATTTATGGAATATTCAAAGATTTGGAAGATCACTTATTTGAAAAATATCCGTTCCTTGGAAAGTATTTACCAGAAGAAGTTGTTTTCATTACTTCCCAAGAGCTAGAAGATAAATATCCAGAATTAACGCCGAAAGACCGTGAACATGCAATTGCAAAAGAACACGGTGCAGTCTTCATTATCGGAATTGGTGATGCACTTCGTTCAGGTGAAAAGCATGACGGACGCGCAGCCGATTATGATGATTGGAAATTAAACGGTGACATTTTATTCTGGCACCCAGTATTACAAGCTTCATTCGAATTATCATCAATGGGAATTCGTGTTGATAGTAAATCACTTGATGAACAGTTAACAAAAACGGGTGATGATTTCAAACGTGAGTATGATTTCCATAAAGGTATTTTAGAAGATGTACTACCATTAACAATTGGTGGTGGTATTGGACAATCAAGAATGTGCATGTACTTTTTACGCAAAGCACATATCGGTGAAGTTCAATCTTCTGTATGGCCTGACGATTTACGTGAAGCTTGTAAGAAAGAAAACATTCATCTGTTTTAA